One window of the Oceanicoccus sp. KOV_DT_Chl genome contains the following:
- a CDS encoding SDR family NAD(P)-dependent oxidoreductase — protein MSEQSSSSPRLAGKVAFITGAASGIGFACAKRFAFEGAKILGFDLNPCAKWSEIEALTSAQFVQGDVTSLSAQQAAVDLAVAEWGRVDVLMTAAGIADAGPVHMVTEDAWDKVLDINLKGTFLSIKAVLPQMMEQGGGSIITVASIEGLIGSEGGSSYNASKGGVVLLTKNVALDYGRKGVRCNCICPGFINTEMLRATIDHDFMADYKQAVTNESTFGRLGKPEEIAGAAFFLASEDSSFVSGQSLAVDGGYTAGHNHGLVELMGLA, from the coding sequence ATGTCTGAACAATCTTCTTCGAGTCCACGCCTTGCGGGTAAAGTTGCTTTTATTACCGGTGCAGCCTCTGGCATTGGTTTCGCCTGTGCCAAACGTTTTGCCTTTGAAGGGGCTAAAATTTTAGGCTTCGACCTCAACCCATGCGCTAAGTGGAGTGAAATAGAGGCGCTGACCAGCGCCCAGTTTGTGCAGGGTGATGTCACCAGTTTATCGGCGCAACAAGCGGCGGTTGATTTGGCTGTAGCGGAATGGGGGCGTGTCGATGTGCTAATGACGGCCGCAGGTATTGCTGATGCCGGCCCAGTCCATATGGTGACTGAAGACGCCTGGGATAAAGTGTTGGATATTAATTTAAAGGGCACATTTTTATCGATTAAAGCAGTACTGCCACAAATGATGGAGCAGGGTGGCGGCAGCATTATTACCGTTGCCAGTATTGAAGGGTTGATCGGTTCAGAAGGCGGTAGCTCTTATAATGCTTCCAAGGGTGGCGTGGTCTTACTGACTAAAAATGTCGCGCTGGATTATGGCCGCAAAGGTGTTCGCTGCAATTGTATCTGTCCCGGCTTTATTAATACTGAAATGTTGCGCGCGACTATAGACCATGATTTTATGGCCGACTATAAGCAGGCAGTCACCAACGAATCAACGTTTGGGCGGCTGGGTAAACCAGAGGAAATCGCTGGTGCCGCATTCTTTTTGGCGTCGGAAGATTCATCTTTTGTCAGCGGCCAATCGCTGGCTGTGGATGGGGGTTATACTGCTGGACACAATCATGGTCTGGTTGAATTGATGGGATTGGCTTAG
- a CDS encoding SDR family oxidoreductase yields MGIYAMTGGATGIGAAVKEQLRAGGNTVIVVDIKDADIIADLSTEAGRQSAIDGIRAAAAEGLDGFIPCAGLGPNVNPYSLISKVNYFAVVATVEGVKDLIAKKRGALVLISSNSASMPGMNENYIDLLLAGDEAGASSLIDTLDGHSAYAGSKCALTRWMRRNTAAYAAEGIRMNAVAPGFTQTPLTEKVMADETLGAVIKEFNESIPVGRSGQPVDIANVICFMLSPASSFVCGSVFFVDGGHDAMLRPDQF; encoded by the coding sequence ATGGGAATTTATGCCATGACGGGTGGTGCTACGGGTATTGGTGCCGCGGTAAAAGAGCAATTACGGGCTGGCGGAAATACCGTTATTGTTGTTGATATTAAGGACGCTGATATTATTGCGGATCTGTCCACTGAAGCAGGCCGCCAATCGGCTATTGATGGTATTCGTGCTGCCGCTGCTGAGGGCTTGGACGGCTTTATCCCCTGCGCCGGTTTGGGGCCAAACGTTAATCCCTATTCATTAATTTCAAAAGTGAATTACTTTGCTGTGGTCGCCACGGTTGAGGGTGTAAAAGATTTAATCGCGAAAAAGCGTGGTGCGCTGGTGCTTATTTCTTCTAACTCGGCGTCTATGCCGGGCATGAATGAAAACTATATAGATTTATTGTTGGCCGGTGATGAGGCCGGGGCATCATCACTCATTGATACACTGGATGGTCATAGCGCCTATGCTGGTTCCAAGTGCGCACTGACTCGCTGGATGCGTCGAAATACCGCAGCCTATGCCGCTGAGGGGATTCGCATGAATGCCGTTGCGCCTGGTTTCACGCAAACGCCGTTAACCGAGAAAGTCATGGCCGATGAAACGCTTGGTGCGGTCATTAAAGAGTTTAATGAAAGCATTCCCGTGGGTCGTTCCGGTCAGCCGGTTGATATCGCCAATGTCATTTGTTTTATGTTATCGCCAGCGAGTAGTTTTGTCTGTGGCTCGGTATTTTTTGTAGATGGTGGTCACGATGCGATGTTGAGACCTGATCAGTTCTAA
- a CDS encoding ABC transporter substrate-binding protein — MSYRDLHKRLASALLLIVSSGVLASDSNTVSIGGLPDMATAPYIWVDSCNREFRGVLPHLANKALSEEGYSVSYQPPIPVDKDAWQKAITGLQTGGYDISIAMFDPPAAGIVIGKEPIIYQKTSLVTRKGESLNLNSAEALTGTRGIVLDAEEYGSGYHLLTQLKEKGSEVFNTIKAIEGFKMLAAGTIDYIVGDHYYLLGVSKVMGNYGNLSITQQGQGKGLYVGARIDGPYANLPAALDKHFIEYRKSGLLDKFSRESLLRWIREDCENNSGDQAFNPT, encoded by the coding sequence ATGAGCTATCGAGACCTACATAAACGCCTTGCCAGTGCGCTATTACTGATTGTCTCTAGCGGTGTTCTAGCCAGCGATAGCAACACAGTGTCTATTGGTGGCTTACCGGATATGGCCACCGCGCCTTATATCTGGGTTGACAGTTGCAACCGTGAATTTCGTGGGGTGCTCCCCCATCTTGCGAATAAAGCACTTTCAGAAGAAGGCTACAGTGTCAGTTATCAACCGCCTATTCCTGTCGATAAAGACGCCTGGCAGAAAGCGATTACCGGGTTACAAACCGGTGGTTACGATATTTCTATTGCCATGTTTGACCCTCCAGCTGCAGGAATTGTAATAGGGAAAGAGCCGATTATTTACCAAAAAACATCGCTGGTAACGCGCAAGGGTGAATCGCTCAACCTGAACAGTGCAGAAGCATTAACGGGTACCCGTGGCATAGTGCTTGATGCCGAAGAATATGGTTCTGGCTATCACCTGCTTACGCAATTAAAAGAAAAAGGCAGTGAAGTATTTAACACCATTAAAGCCATTGAAGGATTTAAAATGCTAGCGGCGGGCACTATCGATTATATTGTGGGTGACCATTATTATTTATTGGGTGTCAGCAAAGTAATGGGCAATTACGGAAATTTATCGATCACTCAACAAGGCCAAGGCAAAGGCCTCTATGTTGGCGCCAGAATCGATGGCCCCTATGCCAATTTACCTGCAGCGCTGGATAAACATTTTATCGAATACCGTAAAAGCGGCTTACTCGATAAGTTCAGCCGCGAATCTTTACTACGCTGGATTCGTGAAGACTGCGAAAATAATTCCGGTGACCAAGCGTTCAATCCGACATAA
- a CDS encoding nuclear transport factor 2 family protein has protein sequence MSNCYKAQEMSMKSKEYALTKNREGWLGMFTDDAVVMDPVGVSPMDPTGLGHNGKAAISAFYDKHMATANLVEFEIQHSIPAGDSCANLVYLKNQITDDLAITQYMIVVYTANDEGMLTSLKAHWEWKKLEEQLSGAA, from the coding sequence ATGAGTAATTGCTACAAAGCACAAGAAATGAGTATGAAGTCAAAAGAGTATGCCTTAACTAAAAACCGCGAGGGTTGGCTGGGGATGTTCACCGACGATGCCGTGGTGATGGATCCCGTTGGTGTTTCACCGATGGATCCCACTGGCTTAGGCCATAATGGTAAGGCAGCCATCAGTGCCTTTTATGATAAACATATGGCTACTGCCAATTTAGTTGAGTTTGAAATTCAACACTCGATTCCTGCCGGGGATTCCTGTGCAAATTTAGTGTATCTAAAGAATCAAATTACAGATGATTTGGCGATTACCCAATATATGATTGTGGTGTATACGGCAAACGATGAAGGGATGCTGACTTCATTGAAAGCGCATTGGGAATGGAAAAAATTGGAAGAACAACTGTCCGGGGCCGCTTAG
- a CDS encoding PaaI family thioesterase, translating to MSDFQPPAGFKPLPLDNSFNDCFAPVYMLIDDDGPRIGMRVEKKHLNSMGIVHGAVYMTLLDIAFATLVGHAQGKYTGTPTININIDYMASTKEGEWLYTDCECLKLSNTMGFTKGIVRSAEEVKVGGSGIFKRPNNLEAAAGMSVDEVRKMWS from the coding sequence ATGAGCGATTTTCAGCCTCCCGCCGGTTTTAAACCACTGCCGCTTGATAATAGTTTTAATGACTGTTTTGCGCCGGTTTATATGCTGATTGATGACGATGGTCCGCGTATTGGCATGCGGGTTGAGAAGAAGCACCTGAATTCGATGGGTATTGTTCATGGTGCTGTGTATATGACTTTGTTGGATATCGCCTTTGCTACGCTTGTTGGCCATGCACAGGGTAAATACACGGGTACTCCGACAATCAATATTAATATCGACTATATGGCTTCTACTAAAGAAGGTGAGTGGTTGTACACCGATTGTGAATGTTTAAAGCTAAGTAACACCATGGGTTTTACCAAAGGGATAGTGCGTAGCGCCGAAGAAGTGAAGGTGGGTGGCAGTGGTATTTTTAAACGACCTAATAATCTCGAGGCTGCCGCGGGCATGAGCGTTGACGAGGTCAGAAAAATGTGGAGTTAG
- a CDS encoding SDR family NAD(P)-dependent oxidoreductase — MQEFKGKVAVITGAASGIGYALAKQGAGLGMSLVLADINQQRLDELREELSAQGANVLVMKTDVSKPEALDALADAAYQRFGQVDVLFNNAGVLISGFSWERSVADWRWILDINLMGVVHGIRSFVPRMLAQGTEGHIVNTSSLAGLLAAPLMGPYTVSKQAVVALTETLHYELQSIGAQLSVSVLCPGPIATDIAQSGQSREIKSAVSDQANDQLMGFLTDGIAAGMSAAECAERVFAAIQVRQFWIFTHEDFKPEYQQRMDKIIASQNPEYQLYTVTE; from the coding sequence ATGCAAGAGTTTAAGGGTAAGGTTGCAGTAATCACCGGGGCGGCCAGCGGTATTGGGTATGCTCTCGCAAAACAGGGCGCGGGTTTAGGTATGTCGCTGGTGCTGGCTGATATTAACCAGCAGCGCCTGGATGAATTACGTGAGGAATTGAGTGCGCAAGGCGCCAATGTCCTGGTGATGAAAACCGATGTCTCAAAACCCGAAGCACTGGATGCGCTGGCCGATGCTGCCTATCAACGGTTCGGCCAAGTAGATGTGTTATTTAATAACGCCGGAGTGTTAATCAGTGGCTTTAGCTGGGAGCGTTCAGTAGCCGACTGGCGTTGGATATTGGATATCAATTTAATGGGCGTAGTCCATGGTATCCGCAGTTTTGTGCCCAGAATGTTAGCGCAGGGGACTGAGGGTCATATCGTTAATACGTCTTCCTTGGCTGGTTTGTTAGCGGCACCGCTAATGGGACCATATACCGTCAGTAAGCAAGCTGTGGTGGCATTAACTGAGACCTTGCACTATGAATTACAGAGTATCGGCGCGCAGCTCAGTGTGTCTGTTTTGTGTCCCGGTCCTATTGCTACCGATATTGCTCAGTCAGGGCAGTCGCGGGAAATAAAGTCGGCGGTGTCGGATCAGGCCAATGATCAACTGATGGGTTTTCTTACTGATGGTATTGCCGCCGGGATGTCGGCCGCGGAATGTGCTGAACGGGTATTTGCTGCTATTCAGGTCAGGCAGTTCTGGATTTTCACCCATGAAGACTTCAAGCCGGAATACCAACAGCGAATGGACAAAATAATCGCCAGTCAAAACCCCGAGTATCAACTTTACACAGTGACAGAGTAG
- a CDS encoding amidohydrolase family protein, which translates to MSDASVPTYMLTHFVRDRSRGKKFELEWAVKLHTHDTARCVGLEDRGTLEVGMKADVNIIDFDRLQVHAPQIINDLPAGGRRMFQGADGYIATIVSGEVIMENGQYTGAVPGALVRGAQPAPTIAA; encoded by the coding sequence TTGTCCGATGCAAGTGTGCCCACTTATATGCTGACGCATTTTGTACGAGATCGTAGCCGCGGTAAAAAGTTTGAACTGGAGTGGGCGGTGAAATTACATACCCATGATACGGCTCGCTGCGTTGGTCTGGAGGATCGTGGCACGCTGGAAGTCGGTATGAAGGCGGATGTAAATATTATTGACTTCGATCGATTACAAGTTCATGCCCCGCAAATTATTAATGATTTACCTGCTGGCGGTCGTCGTATGTTTCAGGGGGCAGATGGTTATATCGCGACGATTGTTAGTGGAGAAGTGATTATGGAGAATGGTCAGTATACCGGCGCAGTACCGGGCGCTTTGGTGCGGGGGGCGCAGCCTGCGCCCACGATCGCTGCTTGA
- a CDS encoding YheT family hydrolase — MSSFDYFHQEFATSMQPFLPSTLFKNPHIQSICASTGPRKLLVRRRASALMRASSTIVLDCDQGIRLQGEYSPQPNSSKGLVIMIHGWLGCNDSLYLLSLGATLFAEGYTIFRLNLRDHGDSAHLNQGLFNSTRLEEVVNAVRAIQQQFPHDNNYLCGFSLGGNFSLRVAAQAPDNNIRLNKVVAVCPVINPSKTNRNLNEGPIIYHHYFRNKWRRSLLKKLDHFPDYDYREKLSLFKTLDEMNHYFVPNHTEYDTVEDYLQGYSIGGDYLAELQIPCHIVSSEDDPVIMAEDLQELPDNKNLHIEVTRFGGHCGFIEGFNLNSWINPRIAEIIAQST; from the coding sequence ATGTCCAGTTTTGACTACTTCCATCAAGAGTTCGCCACCTCAATGCAGCCTTTCCTACCCTCCACTTTATTTAAAAACCCGCATATCCAATCCATCTGTGCCAGCACCGGACCTCGCAAGCTATTAGTGCGTCGTCGCGCAAGCGCATTAATGCGTGCGTCCAGCACGATTGTGCTCGATTGTGACCAGGGGATTCGTTTACAAGGTGAGTATTCGCCTCAACCGAATAGCTCGAAAGGGTTGGTAATCATGATTCACGGCTGGCTGGGCTGTAATGATTCGCTGTATTTATTATCACTGGGGGCCACATTATTTGCTGAGGGCTATACTATTTTTCGGCTGAATTTACGCGACCATGGCGATAGCGCTCACTTGAATCAAGGGCTGTTTAACTCTACCCGCCTAGAGGAAGTCGTGAATGCCGTACGTGCTATTCAACAACAATTTCCACACGACAATAATTATCTATGTGGATTTTCTTTAGGCGGAAACTTTTCTTTGCGGGTTGCTGCACAAGCACCTGACAATAATATTCGTTTGAATAAGGTAGTCGCTGTCTGCCCGGTAATAAACCCGAGTAAAACCAATCGCAACCTGAACGAAGGGCCTATAATTTATCACCACTACTTTCGCAATAAATGGCGGCGTTCGCTACTAAAAAAACTGGATCATTTTCCCGACTATGATTACCGCGAAAAACTTAGTCTTTTTAAAACACTGGATGAAATGAATCATTATTTTGTCCCCAATCATACTGAGTACGATACGGTAGAAGACTATCTGCAAGGTTACTCAATAGGTGGGGACTATTTGGCCGAGTTACAGATTCCCTGCCATATTGTCAGCAGCGAAGACGACCCGGTAATTATGGCAGAGGATCTACAGGAGTTGCCCGACAATAAAAACCTCCACATCGAGGTGACTCGATTTGGAGGTCACTGTGGTTTTATTGAAGGCTTTAATTTAAACAGCTGGATTAATCCACGAATCGCCGAAATTATTGC
- a CDS encoding helix-turn-helix transcriptional regulator produces MTTSSLTNINNLSALLQALYAGPLETIPWQYFLQTIRTTLNADGAILILRHPSEHDFGAMITDGFPELGQKKNTLYSENLYTLDPFVNLPAGKVVTLQEHIGSDELSNSAFYQQALQPFGIFHLLGIDIYEPGGFKASFRLSRRAEHKPFDQQQKDFCALLIPHLQQAITIHSRLNELESERSLYASAVGQMSVATLLLNDKQQVIKTNGIAKQLLAQKDGVKLRANKLELDNNHANTQLREIINKALQEQPSCSLVQAMSVPRTAGKSPLGLIIRPIPINEWAEDQSNPTIAIFISDPEQKSQASQHILSQLFNLTAAESRLALLLANGLSLDEAVAKQNISRNTGRAHLRSIFAKTEVKQQTQLVSLILKSVASLG; encoded by the coding sequence ATGACAACCTCCTCACTGACCAACATCAACAATTTAAGTGCGCTACTACAGGCACTCTACGCGGGCCCGCTGGAAACCATTCCCTGGCAATATTTTTTGCAAACCATTCGCACAACATTGAATGCCGATGGCGCTATTTTAATTTTGCGCCACCCCTCCGAACATGATTTTGGTGCAATGATCACTGATGGTTTTCCCGAGTTGGGGCAGAAAAAAAATACACTGTACTCTGAAAATTTATACACGCTCGACCCTTTTGTTAACTTACCCGCCGGTAAAGTAGTGACACTGCAAGAACATATTGGCAGTGATGAGCTAAGCAACAGCGCGTTTTACCAACAAGCACTGCAACCTTTTGGGATTTTTCATTTACTGGGTATCGATATTTATGAACCTGGCGGCTTTAAAGCCAGCTTTAGATTAAGCCGCCGAGCTGAACATAAACCATTTGATCAGCAGCAAAAGGATTTTTGTGCACTATTAATTCCGCATCTGCAACAGGCCATAACCATTCACAGCCGCTTAAACGAGCTGGAATCTGAACGCTCGCTGTATGCCAGCGCAGTTGGGCAAATGTCGGTCGCCACCCTCCTGTTGAATGACAAACAACAAGTCATCAAAACCAATGGCATCGCCAAACAATTATTGGCGCAAAAAGATGGGGTGAAGCTGCGTGCGAATAAACTGGAACTGGATAATAACCATGCCAACACCCAACTCCGTGAAATTATAAACAAGGCCCTACAAGAGCAACCATCCTGTAGTCTGGTGCAAGCCATGTCGGTGCCGAGGACAGCGGGCAAATCACCACTCGGCTTAATCATCCGCCCTATCCCTATCAATGAATGGGCAGAGGATCAATCCAATCCCACTATTGCTATTTTTATCAGTGATCCGGAACAAAAATCCCAGGCCTCCCAACACATTTTGTCACAACTGTTTAACCTAACCGCTGCCGAATCACGGCTGGCATTATTGCTGGCCAACGGTTTAAGTTTGGATGAAGCCGTTGCAAAGCAAAACATCAGCCGCAATACCGGCCGGGCACATCTGCGTTCAATCTTTGCCAAAACCGAAGTTAAACAGCAAACTCAATTAGTAAGCTTGATACTAAAAAGCGTGGCAAGCCTGGGCTGA
- a CDS encoding alpha/beta fold hydrolase, producing MRPTPMTFSVADGVTLVADSWGDPSHPPVIFSHGGGQTRHSWGGTAAKLAELGWFTLSYDHRGHGDSDWSPQGIYSFDEFGGDMQVIANSFKVKPHVVGASLGGLSAMVSAGEFEQGLFASITLVDVTPNLNRQGVEHIFTFMNTHMEEGFADLEEAADFIAQFTGRPRRDDLSGLEKNLRLRDGRYYWHWDPDFFNVKQDRVANPNRMSDAVKNIQVPMLLIRGRLSDVVTQQQVDEFMQLAPHAEYVDVEHARHMVAGDRNDIFTSAVTDFLNRQLLAE from the coding sequence ATGCGTCCCACACCTATGACTTTCTCTGTCGCCGATGGCGTCACCTTGGTTGCCGATAGTTGGGGTGACCCCAGCCACCCGCCGGTAATTTTTTCTCATGGCGGTGGGCAAACACGGCATTCATGGGGCGGCACCGCAGCAAAGTTAGCTGAGCTGGGTTGGTTTACGCTGTCCTATGATCATCGCGGACATGGTGATAGCGATTGGTCACCGCAGGGTATTTACAGCTTCGACGAATTTGGCGGTGATATGCAGGTTATTGCCAATAGTTTTAAGGTGAAACCACATGTCGTGGGTGCGTCACTGGGTGGTTTATCGGCTATGGTCAGTGCTGGTGAATTTGAACAGGGTTTATTCGCGTCGATAACGTTGGTCGATGTTACTCCAAATTTAAATCGCCAGGGGGTTGAACATATCTTCACTTTTATGAATACGCATATGGAAGAAGGTTTTGCTGATCTTGAGGAGGCAGCTGATTTTATTGCGCAGTTTACCGGTCGTCCCCGGCGTGATGACCTATCGGGCTTGGAAAAGAACCTGCGCCTGCGTGATGGCCGTTATTATTGGCACTGGGATCCTGATTTTTTTAATGTAAAGCAAGATCGGGTGGCTAACCCTAATCGCATGAGTGATGCCGTAAAAAATATTCAAGTGCCTATGTTGCTGATTCGCGGTCGCTTGAGTGATGTAGTGACGCAACAGCAAGTCGATGAATTTATGCAGTTGGCTCCCCACGCTGAATATGTTGATGTTGAACATGCGCGGCATATGGTGGCGGGCGATCGCAATGATATTTTTACCAGTGCAGTGACAGACTTTCTTAATCGGCAGCTGCTAGCAGAGTAG
- a CDS encoding FAD-dependent oxidoreductase codes for MCAINPQTAFEDERVLTPALEKKHILVVGGGPAGMEAARVAALRGHIVTLCERSQRLGGTVFFSSLAYAENARLVEYLERQVRQLPIELKLGQLVDKELVKQLSPDEVVIATGSKRDAPAIPGAEGKNVFSGDELRKLLTGEDPAIAKKKLSITQRAMMTAGSVISVTDSAAKMRELSKLWMPLGKRVVIVGGGLVGVELAEFLVERGRIVTVLEEGEKFGVELSIVRRWRVLHTLKEHQVNLIAGVTVAAINDGSVTYSVAGEAAVVSTDSVILAVGATANHDLASQLSDLSIPLTQIGDCGGVSYIEGAMHQGHQVGREI; via the coding sequence ATGTGCGCTATTAACCCGCAAACAGCCTTTGAAGATGAGCGCGTCTTGACTCCAGCGTTAGAGAAAAAGCATATTTTGGTCGTCGGTGGTGGGCCTGCCGGAATGGAGGCGGCCAGAGTTGCTGCGTTGCGAGGCCATATTGTAACGCTCTGTGAGCGTTCGCAGCGTTTGGGTGGCACGGTCTTTTTCTCTTCGCTGGCCTATGCAGAAAATGCCAGATTGGTGGAATACCTTGAGCGTCAAGTGCGGCAATTACCGATTGAGTTAAAGTTGGGACAACTTGTAGACAAGGAGTTGGTCAAGCAATTAAGTCCGGACGAGGTGGTGATCGCCACCGGCTCTAAGCGAGATGCTCCTGCTATTCCCGGTGCGGAAGGAAAAAACGTTTTCAGTGGCGATGAGTTGCGAAAATTATTGACTGGTGAAGACCCCGCGATCGCCAAGAAAAAATTGTCAATAACACAGCGAGCGATGATGACCGCGGGCAGTGTAATTAGCGTGACTGATAGTGCGGCTAAAATGCGTGAATTGAGTAAATTATGGATGCCACTGGGTAAGCGAGTAGTCATTGTTGGTGGGGGATTGGTTGGCGTGGAATTGGCCGAGTTCCTGGTTGAGCGTGGCCGTATTGTGACGGTGCTGGAAGAGGGCGAAAAATTCGGTGTGGAGTTATCGATTGTTCGCCGTTGGCGCGTCTTACATACATTGAAAGAGCATCAGGTGAATTTGATTGCTGGCGTTACAGTGGCGGCAATCAACGATGGCTCAGTTACTTATAGTGTGGCGGGTGAAGCTGCTGTGGTATCAACCGATAGCGTTATCTTGGCAGTAGGTGCGACAGCGAATCATGATTTAGCATCCCAGTTAAGTGATTTATCCATACCGCTCACGCAAATTGGTGACTGTGGTGGTGTCAGTTATATCGAAGGGGCTATGCACCAAGGTCATCAAGTGGGTCGGGAAATTTAG
- a CDS encoding 5'/3'-nucleotidase SurE: protein MLNVMKKAALVAAVTAVALPVSALNILLTNDDGYGSYGITAMQSALESAGHTVYVSAPAENQSGKSGGINTHYGESVGFIEYVGGKQWAVEGTPADAVSAGLFGLLPAVLPEGEAIDLVVSGINDGENIARFANASGTVGAAMFALRRGYHP, encoded by the coding sequence ATGTTGAATGTAATGAAAAAGGCGGCTTTGGTCGCAGCGGTCACTGCGGTGGCACTACCGGTATCCGCGCTGAATATTCTGTTAACCAATGATGATGGCTACGGTTCTTATGGCATTACCGCGATGCAGTCGGCGCTGGAGTCAGCAGGTCATACGGTTTATGTGTCGGCACCGGCAGAAAATCAAAGTGGTAAAAGTGGTGGTATTAACACCCACTACGGTGAGTCTGTTGGTTTTATTGAGTATGTCGGCGGTAAGCAGTGGGCGGTTGAGGGAACACCAGCGGATGCCGTAAGTGCCGGTTTATTCGGTTTACTCCCCGCCGTTTTGCCGGAAGGTGAAGCCATTGATTTAGTCGTATCCGGGATCAATGATGGTGAAAATATCGCGCGTTTTGCCAATGCTTCAGGCACCGTAGGTGCAGCGATGTTTGCGTTGCGTCGAGGGTACCATCCATAG
- a CDS encoding NADH:flavin oxidoreductase: MATTTFSHLLSPANIGKLTLRNRILMTPMGSNLAQADGHCGERIQRYYEERAKGGAGLVTVGVGAITWPEGSCNPNQVAVSDDIFLPGLQALTQRVHQHGCKAAIQLQHAGKVAVCDIAAGRPMLVPSIPPHQSGDMMQALTPAEMAAFVSNYTAEGAKVAYKVATQSDIDWLVEKFAEAADRAKRAGFDAVELHAGHGYILSEFLSPNINKREDHYGGSLENRARLLVEVIQAVKQKVGADFPVWCRIDAKEFRVEGGIVFADAQRTAEIAEAAGADAIHVSAYGNPAIGVAFTDAPLVQKPAGFVDFAAGIKQRISIPVIAVGRIEPELADKIIAEGKADFVAMGRKLLADPELPNKLSAGRAGDIRPVFTVIPALARYLLISR; the protein is encoded by the coding sequence ATGGCTACAACTACCTTTTCGCACCTGCTATCGCCAGCCAATATTGGCAAGCTAACGTTGCGTAACCGTATTTTAATGACGCCTATGGGTTCTAATTTGGCACAGGCAGATGGCCATTGTGGCGAGCGTATTCAGCGCTACTACGAAGAGCGGGCTAAGGGGGGGGCTGGTTTGGTCACCGTGGGGGTTGGTGCCATTACTTGGCCGGAAGGTTCCTGCAATCCCAACCAAGTGGCAGTTTCGGATGATATTTTCTTACCCGGTTTGCAAGCGCTGACCCAGCGAGTGCATCAACACGGGTGTAAAGCGGCTATACAACTACAGCATGCGGGCAAGGTGGCGGTTTGTGATATTGCTGCCGGTAGGCCAATGCTGGTGCCTTCGATTCCGCCTCACCAAAGCGGCGATATGATGCAAGCGTTAACGCCTGCCGAGATGGCTGCTTTCGTATCTAACTATACCGCTGAGGGGGCTAAGGTTGCTTATAAAGTGGCGACTCAGAGCGACATAGATTGGTTGGTGGAAAAGTTTGCCGAGGCGGCTGATCGCGCCAAACGCGCCGGCTTTGATGCGGTGGAGTTACATGCCGGTCATGGTTATATCCTGTCAGAATTTTTATCGCCGAATATCAATAAACGTGAAGACCACTATGGCGGTAGTTTAGAAAACCGTGCGCGCTTATTGGTTGAAGTGATTCAGGCAGTCAAGCAAAAAGTGGGTGCAGATTTTCCAGTGTGGTGCCGGATTGATGCCAAAGAATTTCGGGTGGAAGGCGGTATCGTGTTTGCTGATGCTCAACGCACCGCTGAAATTGCCGAGGCCGCAGGTGCTGATGCCATTCATGTGAGTGCTTATGGCAACCCTGCGATTGGTGTTGCGTTTACTGATGCTCCGCTGGTACAAAAGCCCGCGGGATTTGTTGATTTTGCGGCGGGTATCAAGCAGCGGATATCAATACCCGTTATTGCTGTGGGGCGGATTGAACCAGAACTCGCCGATAAAATTATTGCTGAGGGCAAGGCCGACTTTGTCGCTATGGGGCGCAAATTATTGGCCGACCCTGAGTTACCGAACAAATTGTCAGCGGGCCGTGCCGGTGATATACGCCCTGTATTTACTGTTATACCTGCGTTAGCCAGATATTTATTAATAAGTCGGTGA